In the genome of Cutibacterium equinum, one region contains:
- a CDS encoding protein kinase family protein produces the protein MSFEDPADRDGDPFDPDTPAVDDLPDLLPGSFLGGRYRLDQELSHPDSSLTWRAFDTKLHRPVLIHALAPHGRRTPAVLDAARRAAVATDSRFLRILDAVVAGPDEPASWVVSEYAPGKSVQELLESGPLSALEAAWIAHEIADAMAPLHAQGVFHERIDPGTVLVTSTGNLKISGLLIEAALHPLPGDNSRPWPDREVADVTDIGRVLYACLVSRWPVGRGHQPSAKPTSTMSWGLPPAPTDPHGWLTPREVRAGVSPALDVLCDQILSQVPRYDEVPLHTATEIARSLRRTLGSADAAADLERRIRFPVGPASRAGQDPRAGQEPWRSDEPVAPASGQDQPERAEEYGPDDEGYWSPDAAAGEWGRQARPVPWSSNEEPHTTQLPPAGQQRPTDSSDEPVLTKPRPHNRRWPPVLMAVVGVIMIVCLIVAGVRHSGSTAPEASSEPTTIKVTHVQEFDPAADGGDAKENHDEVAFAIDGNPSTVWHTLVYHNSAKLGNLKPGVGLVIDVGRVTEIASVNVQLLGSGTNISLWQPTSDVSSGEPPMTSIKEWTQVAAVQGAGSTVTLKPSGKTKTRHLLIYLTELPPKSTARFQGGIADITVTGS, from the coding sequence GTGTCTTTCGAGGACCCCGCAGATCGCGACGGCGATCCGTTTGACCCGGATACCCCTGCCGTAGATGACCTCCCCGACCTTCTCCCCGGATCCTTTCTGGGTGGGCGTTATCGCCTCGACCAAGAACTCTCCCACCCCGATTCCTCCCTCACGTGGCGAGCCTTCGACACCAAACTGCACCGCCCGGTCCTGATCCACGCCCTAGCCCCGCACGGTCGTCGCACCCCCGCCGTCCTGGACGCAGCCAGGCGAGCCGCTGTGGCCACCGATTCACGTTTCTTGCGGATCCTGGACGCCGTGGTCGCCGGACCAGATGAACCAGCATCCTGGGTCGTCAGCGAATACGCCCCGGGGAAGTCGGTCCAGGAGCTGCTGGAATCCGGACCCCTGTCGGCGTTGGAGGCGGCCTGGATTGCCCATGAAATCGCCGACGCGATGGCACCCTTGCATGCTCAGGGGGTCTTCCACGAACGCATCGACCCCGGAACGGTCCTCGTCACCTCGACCGGAAATCTCAAGATCAGTGGCTTGCTCATCGAGGCCGCGCTACATCCCCTGCCGGGCGACAATTCTCGTCCCTGGCCGGACCGCGAGGTCGCTGACGTGACAGATATCGGACGGGTTCTCTATGCCTGCCTGGTCTCACGCTGGCCAGTCGGCCGTGGACACCAACCATCCGCCAAGCCAACCTCGACGATGTCCTGGGGTCTGCCACCGGCCCCCACTGACCCTCATGGTTGGCTCACTCCGCGTGAGGTCCGCGCGGGAGTTTCCCCGGCCCTCGATGTCCTCTGCGACCAAATCCTGTCGCAAGTTCCGCGTTATGACGAAGTGCCATTACACACCGCGACGGAGATTGCGCGCTCCCTGCGCCGGACTCTCGGCTCTGCCGACGCTGCTGCGGACCTCGAGCGTCGCATCCGTTTCCCCGTGGGACCGGCTTCCCGTGCCGGACAGGACCCCCGTGCCGGACAAGAGCCGTGGCGGTCTGATGAACCCGTCGCGCCCGCATCGGGCCAGGATCAACCAGAACGAGCAGAAGAGTATGGACCCGATGACGAGGGGTACTGGTCCCCGGACGCAGCCGCCGGAGAATGGGGGCGACAGGCAAGACCCGTGCCGTGGTCGAGCAATGAAGAACCCCACACCACCCAGCTGCCCCCCGCAGGCCAGCAGCGGCCAACGGATTCCAGCGACGAGCCAGTATTGACCAAGCCACGCCCTCACAACCGACGATGGCCACCGGTGCTCATGGCTGTCGTTGGCGTGATCATGATCGTGTGTCTCATCGTTGCCGGGGTGCGTCATTCCGGCAGCACGGCTCCGGAGGCATCCAGCGAGCCGACGACCATCAAGGTGACCCACGTCCAAGAATTTGACCCAGCCGCGGATGGTGGCGACGCCAAGGAGAACCACGACGAGGTCGCATTCGCGATCGACGGCAACCCGTCGACGGTCTGGCACACGCTCGTCTATCACAACTCTGCCAAGCTCGGGAACCTCAAGCCCGGAGTCGGACTGGTCATCGATGTGGGCCGTGTCACCGAGATCGCGTCAGTGAACGTGCAGCTGCTCGGATCTGGCACGAACATTTCCTTGTGGCAACCGACGAGTGATGTCTCTTCCGGTGAGCCTCCCATGACGTCGATCAAGGAGTGGACCCAGGTTGCGGCGGTGCAGGGGGCCGGATCGACGGTCACGTTGAAGCCATCGGGCAAGACGAAGACCCGGCACCTTCTGATCTATCTGACCGAACTTCCTCCGAAATCTACCGCGCGGTTCCAGGGCGGGATCGCAGATATCACCGTCACTGGCTCCTGA
- the glpK gene encoding glycerol kinase GlpK, which translates to MSDEKFVLAIDEGTTSTRAIVFNHSGQIVAVGQKEFEQIFPRAGWVEHDPIEIWEAVREVVGTALSKANINRHQLAAVGITNQRETAVVWDKNTGEPIYNAIVWQDTRTQKICDELAGDEGADRFKPICGLGLASYFSGPKVKWILDNVEGAREKAEAGDLYFGNMDTWVLWNLTGGTDGGVHVTDPTNASRTMLMNVKTLEWDDSMCEVMGIPKSMLPEIKSSSEVYGYGRKNGLLIDTPISGILGDQQAATFGQACFEKGMAKNTYGTGCFMLMNTGEEAIFSENGLLTTVCYKIGDQPAVYALEGSIAVAGSLVQWLRDNLKMFETAPEVEALANTVEDNGGAYFVPAFSGLFAPYWRPDARGALVGLTRYVNRGHIARAVLESTAYQTREVLEAMNADSGVPLTELRVDGGMTANEALMQFQADQVNVPVVRPVVAETTALGAAYAAGIAVGFWEGEKDVTANWAEDKRWEPKMDADERERLFRNWKKAVTKTFDWMDDDVKE; encoded by the coding sequence ATGAGCGACGAGAAGTTCGTACTCGCCATTGACGAGGGCACCACCTCGACCCGCGCCATCGTCTTCAACCACTCCGGCCAGATCGTGGCCGTCGGACAGAAGGAATTCGAGCAGATCTTCCCGCGTGCCGGATGGGTCGAGCACGACCCGATTGAGATCTGGGAGGCCGTCCGTGAGGTCGTCGGCACCGCGCTGTCCAAGGCCAACATCAACCGTCACCAGCTGGCTGCCGTTGGCATCACCAACCAGCGCGAGACCGCTGTGGTGTGGGACAAGAACACCGGCGAGCCGATCTACAACGCCATCGTGTGGCAGGACACCCGTACCCAGAAGATCTGTGACGAGCTGGCTGGCGACGAAGGCGCTGACCGCTTCAAGCCGATCTGTGGCCTGGGCCTCGCCTCCTACTTCTCCGGCCCGAAGGTCAAGTGGATTCTCGACAACGTCGAGGGTGCTCGCGAGAAGGCCGAAGCCGGGGACCTCTACTTCGGCAACATGGACACCTGGGTGCTGTGGAACCTGACCGGTGGAACCGACGGCGGCGTGCACGTCACTGATCCGACCAACGCATCCCGCACCATGCTCATGAACGTCAAGACCCTCGAGTGGGACGACTCGATGTGTGAGGTCATGGGCATTCCGAAGTCGATGCTCCCCGAGATCAAGTCTTCCTCCGAGGTTTACGGCTACGGCCGCAAGAACGGCCTGCTGATCGACACCCCGATTTCCGGCATCCTCGGCGACCAGCAGGCTGCCACCTTCGGCCAGGCCTGCTTCGAGAAGGGCATGGCGAAGAACACCTACGGCACCGGCTGCTTCATGCTGATGAACACCGGCGAGGAGGCCATCTTCTCCGAGAACGGCCTGCTGACCACCGTCTGCTACAAGATCGGCGACCAGCCCGCCGTGTACGCCCTTGAGGGCTCGATCGCCGTTGCTGGATCCCTGGTCCAGTGGCTGCGTGACAACCTCAAGATGTTTGAGACTGCCCCGGAGGTTGAGGCTCTCGCCAACACTGTCGAGGACAACGGCGGCGCCTACTTCGTCCCGGCCTTCTCCGGCCTGTTCGCCCCGTACTGGCGGCCGGACGCCCGTGGCGCCCTCGTCGGCCTGACTCGTTACGTCAACCGCGGTCACATCGCCCGCGCCGTGCTCGAGTCGACCGCCTACCAGACTCGTGAGGTCCTCGAGGCCATGAACGCCGACTCCGGTGTGCCGCTCACCGAGCTGCGCGTCGACGGCGGCATGACCGCCAACGAGGCCCTCATGCAGTTCCAGGCCGACCAGGTCAACGTGCCGGTGGTTCGCCCGGTGGTCGCCGAGACCACCGCTCTGGGTGCCGCTTACGCCGCTGGTATCGCCGTCGGCTTCTGGGAGGGCGAGAAGGACGTCACCGCCAACTGGGCCGAGGACAAGCGCTGGGAGCCCAAGATGGACGCCGACGAGCGCGAGCGCCTCTTCCGCAACTGGAAGAAGGCTGTTACCAAGACCTTCGACTGGATGGACGACGACGTCAAGGAGTGA
- a CDS encoding MIP/aquaporin family protein: protein MLLETAVPAATIFGSEFLGTMILILLGCGVVANNLLPKSKGNPGPGSLQINWGWGFAVMFGVYAAYKTGGHLNPAVTVGKAMAGMDLADGIPASATNIMIYILAQFAGAFVGAVLCWLTYKQHYDEDCDPALKLGTFATGPAIRNPLWNTITEVIGTWVLVLWCLISGFTNGVSIGPLAVAMLIVSIGASLGGPTGYAINPARDLAPRIAHAILPIKGKGSSDWGYAWVPVVGPMIGGVLAALTYNIFWH from the coding sequence ATGCTTCTCGAAACCGCGGTGCCCGCCGCGACGATCTTTGGATCTGAGTTCTTGGGCACCATGATCCTCATTCTGCTGGGTTGTGGCGTCGTCGCCAACAACCTCCTTCCCAAGTCCAAGGGCAACCCCGGTCCCGGTTCCCTCCAGATCAACTGGGGATGGGGCTTCGCCGTGATGTTCGGTGTCTACGCGGCCTACAAGACCGGTGGACACCTGAACCCGGCCGTCACCGTCGGCAAGGCCATGGCCGGTATGGACTTGGCCGACGGAATCCCCGCCAGCGCCACCAACATCATGATCTACATCCTCGCCCAGTTCGCTGGTGCTTTCGTTGGTGCAGTCCTCTGCTGGCTCACCTACAAGCAGCACTACGACGAGGACTGCGACCCGGCCCTCAAGCTCGGCACCTTCGCCACTGGCCCGGCCATCCGCAACCCGCTGTGGAACACCATCACTGAGGTCATCGGCACCTGGGTCCTGGTCCTCTGGTGCCTCATCTCCGGCTTCACCAACGGTGTGAGCATCGGCCCGCTCGCCGTTGCCATGCTCATCGTCTCCATCGGTGCCTCCCTCGGTGGCCCCACCGGATACGCCATCAACCCGGCCCGTGACCTTGCTCCTCGTATCGCCCACGCCATCCTGCCGATCAAGGGCAAGGGCAGCAGCGACTGGGGCTACGCCTGGGTTCCGGTCGTCGGCCCGATGATCGGTGGCGTTCTCGCTGCCCTCACCTACAACATTTTCTGGCACTGA
- a CDS encoding sugar-binding transcriptional regulator, protein MNELSNDVWTAASMYYMQGETMDAIASHLGTSRSTVSRLLKQARQSGVVRITLSEPTGLRSGLDSTLTRMFGVNTTVVPVKSGTTEIHRLDQVARIAGQMVTDIVDDNSSIGVAWGTTLDAVTHYVVPKDVKGVRVVQMNGSANPANSGIPYVGSILSRMAAAFGGEVVHFPVPAFFDNASTKAAMWQERSVQAVLKAHRELDLAVFGVGALDSPVPSHVYSTGYITDEEKANLVRSGVVGDVNTVFLKADGAYDVEFNKRATGLAPFQLQRIPRRLCVVAGRAKAIGLLAALRARVATDLVVDDATARAVLDLM, encoded by the coding sequence ATGAACGAATTGTCCAATGACGTGTGGACAGCAGCGTCCATGTATTACATGCAGGGAGAGACCATGGATGCCATCGCCAGCCATCTTGGCACATCCCGCTCCACGGTCTCTCGCCTCCTCAAACAGGCACGCCAATCCGGAGTTGTCCGTATCACCTTGTCAGAGCCGACTGGGCTGCGTAGCGGCCTCGATTCCACCTTGACGAGGATGTTCGGAGTCAATACCACTGTCGTCCCGGTGAAATCAGGAACGACCGAGATTCACCGTTTGGATCAGGTAGCCAGGATAGCCGGCCAGATGGTCACCGACATCGTCGATGACAACTCCTCGATCGGAGTCGCCTGGGGAACAACCTTGGACGCCGTCACCCACTACGTCGTCCCCAAGGACGTCAAGGGAGTGCGGGTCGTCCAGATGAATGGGTCGGCCAACCCCGCCAATTCGGGGATCCCTTACGTTGGATCAATCCTTTCCAGGATGGCTGCCGCATTCGGTGGAGAGGTCGTTCATTTCCCGGTCCCGGCATTCTTCGACAACGCTTCGACAAAGGCTGCGATGTGGCAGGAGCGCTCCGTTCAGGCAGTACTCAAAGCACACCGGGAACTCGACCTCGCCGTATTCGGTGTGGGAGCACTTGACAGCCCGGTGCCATCCCACGTCTACTCCACCGGTTACATCACCGATGAGGAAAAGGCGAATTTGGTGCGTTCCGGAGTTGTCGGCGACGTCAACACCGTATTTCTCAAAGCAGACGGCGCCTATGACGTCGAGTTCAACAAGAGAGCAACCGGACTGGCTCCATTCCAGTTGCAGCGAATACCGCGTCGGCTCTGTGTCGTCGCTGGTCGCGCTAAGGCCATCGGACTGCTGGCCGCTCTGCGAGCCAGGGTGGCAACCGACCTCGTCGTCGACGATGCCACTGCTCGCGCGGTCCTCGATCTCATGTGA
- a CDS encoding S1C family serine protease: MTKNDAPAATSSSASPNTVTKVVQGSPSAPDWTATASAVSDSVVAITVRMGTGGGQGSGVVVDTNGNIVTNDHVVADAVSGGQLTVSTGNRTYEATVVGTDPSTDLAVIRVKNPPTSMKPINFADSSTLTVGSPVMAVGNPLGLSGSVTTGIISALNRPVTTSNRHSPRDLQGSRDSSSGVVVTNAIQTSAAINPGNSGGALINANGELIGINSSIASLSSSRSESSGNIGIGFAIPSNLAKSISDQIIDTGKATHAFLGISVRDAAASKDGVQVLGAGIATVSPRSPADEGGLQRGDVITKIDDTDIASGESLVGLVRSFKPGQKVKISYIRGSQEATADVTLGTARS; encoded by the coding sequence CTGACCAAAAATGACGCCCCGGCTGCGACGTCGAGTTCTGCGTCGCCCAACACCGTCACCAAGGTGGTTCAGGGCTCGCCCTCGGCTCCAGACTGGACGGCCACCGCATCCGCCGTGTCGGATTCCGTGGTCGCCATCACGGTGAGGATGGGTACTGGCGGTGGGCAGGGGTCTGGGGTTGTCGTCGACACGAACGGCAACATCGTCACCAATGATCACGTCGTCGCCGACGCTGTCTCGGGCGGTCAGCTGACGGTTTCCACGGGAAATAGGACCTACGAGGCCACAGTGGTTGGCACCGATCCATCAACGGACCTGGCCGTCATCCGGGTGAAGAACCCGCCGACATCCATGAAGCCGATCAACTTTGCTGATTCCAGCACGTTGACCGTCGGGTCTCCTGTGATGGCCGTGGGCAATCCACTTGGCTTGTCGGGTTCGGTGACGACCGGAATCATCAGTGCCCTCAACCGTCCGGTTACCACCTCGAATCGTCATAGTCCACGAGATTTACAGGGATCTCGAGATTCGTCTTCGGGTGTGGTCGTCACGAACGCCATCCAGACCAGCGCAGCGATCAATCCGGGTAACTCAGGTGGTGCTCTCATCAATGCCAACGGTGAGCTCATCGGGATCAACTCGTCGATTGCCAGCCTCTCGTCAAGCCGATCTGAGTCGTCGGGCAATATTGGAATCGGTTTTGCCATCCCGTCGAATCTCGCCAAATCGATTTCCGATCAGATCATCGACACCGGAAAGGCAACTCACGCCTTCCTGGGCATCTCCGTGCGTGACGCCGCTGCCAGCAAGGATGGCGTCCAAGTTCTCGGAGCTGGAATTGCCACGGTCTCGCCCCGTTCGCCAGCCGACGAGGGCGGGCTGCAGCGTGGCGACGTCATCACGAAGATCGACGACACCGATATCGCGTCTGGCGAGTCCCTGGTTGGTCTGGTGAGGTCGTTCAAGCCGGGACAGAAGGTCAAGATCAGCTACATTCGTGGTTCTCAAGAGGCCACCGCCGACGTCACCTTGGGGACGGCGAGGTCTTGA
- the trxB gene encoding thioredoxin-disulfide reductase: MTAQPLVPNTILGDISLSDSSETNTVQPSTEKVGTDTRGTDEPRDVIIVGSGPAGYTAAVYTARAGLNPLVFEGSMDAGGALMQTTEVENYPGFSEGIMGPDLMAQMRAQAERFGAELVTDDVTEVDLTGEIKKVVDTDGNTHQTRVVILAMGSAYRKLGLEDETRLSGRGVSWCATCDGFFFTGKDIAVIGGGDSAVEESTFLTRFANSVTLVHRRDKLRASQIMADRAEADPKITFAWDSEIVAMQGESKLESVTLRDTKTGEERRLEVAGVFEAIGHDPRSELVRGQVDLDDAGYVVCAEPSTRTNLPGVFACGDLVDSHYQQAITAAGSGCRAALDAERFLAELGR, from the coding sequence ATGACCGCCCAGCCCCTTGTGCCCAATACCATCCTCGGCGATATCTCGCTGTCCGATTCCTCGGAGACCAACACCGTCCAGCCCTCCACCGAGAAGGTCGGCACCGATACCCGAGGCACCGACGAGCCCCGTGACGTCATCATCGTTGGTTCCGGTCCGGCTGGATACACCGCTGCTGTCTACACCGCGCGCGCTGGCCTGAACCCCCTTGTCTTCGAGGGATCGATGGACGCCGGCGGCGCCCTCATGCAGACCACCGAAGTCGAGAACTACCCCGGTTTCTCCGAGGGCATCATGGGCCCCGATCTCATGGCCCAGATGCGTGCCCAGGCCGAGAGGTTCGGGGCCGAGCTCGTCACCGACGACGTCACCGAGGTCGACCTCACCGGTGAGATCAAAAAGGTCGTTGACACCGATGGAAACACGCACCAGACCCGCGTCGTGATCCTCGCCATGGGATCGGCTTACCGCAAACTCGGTCTCGAGGACGAGACCCGACTGTCGGGTCGTGGCGTGTCTTGGTGCGCCACCTGTGACGGGTTCTTCTTCACCGGTAAGGACATCGCCGTTATCGGTGGCGGTGACTCTGCTGTCGAGGAGTCCACCTTCCTCACCCGCTTCGCCAACTCCGTGACCCTCGTCCACCGGCGTGACAAATTGCGCGCCTCCCAGATCATGGCCGACCGCGCCGAGGCCGATCCCAAGATCACCTTCGCGTGGGACAGCGAGATCGTCGCCATGCAGGGTGAGTCCAAGCTGGAGTCAGTGACCCTGCGCGACACCAAGACCGGTGAAGAGCGTCGGCTCGAGGTGGCGGGCGTCTTTGAAGCCATTGGACACGACCCGCGCTCCGAGCTGGTCCGAGGCCAGGTCGACCTGGACGACGCCGGCTACGTCGTATGCGCGGAGCCGTCCACCCGCACCAACCTGCCGGGAGTTTTTGCCTGCGGTGACCTGGTCGACTCCCATTACCAGCAGGCCATCACTGCGGCTGGGTCCGGGTGCCGTGCTGCCCTCGACGCCGAGAGGTTCCTGGCCGAGCTGGGACGCTGA
- a CDS encoding pseudouridine synthase: MRDYLVEKLVRVGEHRVDEMLGEGRFVDEAGSAFTRSSSFTPQTFVFFHRDLPVETPVPAGIGILYDDDRILVVDKPHFLSSIPRGQHVLESVVVRLRTQMGLPELTVAHRLDRVTAGVLLLTKERKWRRPYQEMFARREVFKKYRLVAPVVRDCAADGVVVTKNGWQVRSRIIKERGILQAREIPGEPNAVTDVTLLAQHDGLGLYEARPRTGRTHQIRLHMQRLGAPIVNDPFYPVLLDIPVDDFSHPLQLQAWQMGFTDPVSGQPRVFTSRLGLVAWQ; this comes from the coding sequence ATGCGCGACTATCTGGTGGAAAAGCTCGTCAGGGTAGGTGAGCACCGAGTTGACGAGATGCTCGGCGAGGGGAGATTCGTCGACGAAGCCGGATCTGCCTTCACGAGGAGCTCCTCCTTCACTCCACAGACATTTGTGTTCTTCCATCGTGATCTTCCCGTGGAAACCCCCGTCCCGGCTGGCATCGGGATCTTGTACGACGACGATCGAATCCTCGTCGTCGACAAACCGCACTTCCTGTCGTCAATTCCGCGAGGACAGCACGTTCTTGAGTCGGTGGTTGTCCGGCTGCGGACCCAGATGGGGTTACCTGAACTGACCGTGGCTCACCGCCTGGACCGGGTTACAGCGGGGGTTCTGCTGCTGACCAAGGAACGGAAGTGGCGTAGGCCCTACCAGGAGATGTTCGCGCGCCGGGAGGTGTTCAAGAAGTACCGGTTGGTGGCCCCCGTGGTGCGCGATTGTGCTGCGGATGGGGTCGTGGTGACGAAAAACGGCTGGCAGGTGAGGTCGCGAATCATCAAGGAGCGAGGCATCCTGCAGGCTCGTGAGATCCCGGGCGAGCCGAATGCTGTCACAGACGTCACGTTGCTGGCCCAACACGACGGGCTGGGCCTCTACGAGGCCAGGCCCAGGACTGGTCGCACCCACCAAATTCGTCTCCACATGCAGCGTCTGGGCGCTCCTATCGTCAATGACCCCTTTTACCCGGTACTTCTGGACATCCCAGTGGATGACTTCAGTCATCCGTTGCAGCTACAGGCTTGGCAGATGGGATTCACCGATCCCGTCTCCGGTCAGCCAAGGGTTTTCACGTCGAGGTTGGGTTTGGTCGCCTGGCAGTAA
- a CDS encoding OsmC family protein, translating into MPSATKKVSLVRRSEGHYTATNARGGQIRFGSGQDAEFTPVELLLAAIGGCSSIDVDTVTSRRGEPTQFTVSVMGTKVSDEEGRASLGDVSVDFQLSFPDTDEGREAAGLVNRVVAMSRDKNCTVSRTVEAQTPVAFSVAGEPLD; encoded by the coding sequence ATGCCATCCGCCACCAAGAAGGTTTCCCTGGTCCGTCGTAGTGAGGGCCATTACACCGCCACCAATGCGCGCGGCGGTCAGATCCGTTTCGGCTCCGGTCAGGACGCCGAGTTCACCCCCGTGGAGTTGCTGCTGGCAGCTATCGGTGGATGCTCGTCCATCGACGTCGACACCGTGACGAGCCGTCGCGGCGAGCCGACCCAGTTCACTGTTTCCGTCATGGGCACCAAGGTGAGCGACGAGGAGGGCCGAGCATCTCTGGGTGATGTCTCGGTCGACTTTCAGCTCAGTTTCCCCGACACCGACGAGGGTCGTGAGGCGGCTGGACTGGTGAACCGCGTCGTCGCGATGTCGCGAGACAAGAACTGCACGGTTTCGCGCACTGTCGAGGCACAAACCCCGGTGGCGTTCAGCGTCGCCGGTGAGCCCTTGGACTGA
- a CDS encoding thioredoxin family protein yields MNNVTEVTDATFASEVLGAAKPVLVDYWADWCAPCKQLSPIIEELAGVYGDRMVFAKVDTNANTRIAAEQGIMSLPMIQVWQGGQLVKSLQGGKTKKALVKVIEEFVG; encoded by the coding sequence ATGAACAACGTCACCGAGGTCACCGACGCGACCTTTGCCTCCGAGGTTCTCGGGGCTGCCAAGCCCGTCCTTGTCGACTACTGGGCTGACTGGTGCGCCCCCTGCAAACAGCTCTCCCCGATCATCGAGGAGCTGGCCGGGGTTTATGGCGACCGGATGGTTTTCGCCAAGGTCGACACCAACGCCAATACCCGGATCGCAGCCGAGCAGGGGATCATGTCTCTGCCCATGATTCAGGTCTGGCAGGGCGGCCAGCTCGTCAAGTCGCTGCAGGGCGGCAAGACGAAGAAGGCGCTCGTGAAGGTTATCGAGGAGTTCGTGGGCTGA
- a CDS encoding sugar-binding transcriptional regulator gives MSNRRRTSQDEEMLHVAEMYYFEQMTHAAIAQRLSMSRWTVGRILEEARRTGMVKITIDHPLARHHRLETELVDAFGLQTAIVVPVQASNELTLDLVTRMAAQRLSEWRPQPRVVAVSWGRTTARLAQHLGSGWNPDVVVPQTNGGVAVTRNDLVGRSVVRMAELGPGRSLTLQAPTIVGSADLGEMLRKDASVSRPLQAAQKADLVVYSPGAVSTDSILVTAGHVTKDGIAELRRKGARADIMSHYVDLHGEVVDEELDSRTISVDVDCVKVSDDAHGPSRLRRVLAVASGVEKAEAVGTVLRGGLCTDLVVDASAAEQALQ, from the coding sequence ATGTCGAACCGACGCCGGACGAGCCAAGACGAGGAGATGCTCCACGTCGCGGAGATGTACTACTTCGAGCAGATGACCCACGCCGCGATCGCCCAGCGACTCTCCATGAGCCGTTGGACGGTCGGCAGGATCCTCGAAGAGGCTCGCCGCACAGGGATGGTCAAAATCACCATTGATCACCCTCTCGCCCGGCATCACCGGCTCGAAACCGAGTTGGTCGACGCCTTCGGGTTGCAAACGGCCATCGTCGTGCCCGTCCAGGCCAGTAACGAACTGACCTTGGACCTCGTCACTCGGATGGCGGCTCAGCGGCTGTCCGAGTGGCGACCCCAGCCGCGAGTCGTCGCGGTGAGTTGGGGGCGGACGACGGCTCGTCTGGCTCAGCATTTGGGGTCTGGTTGGAATCCCGATGTCGTCGTCCCCCAGACCAACGGCGGTGTTGCCGTCACGAGAAACGACTTGGTGGGACGTTCTGTCGTGCGGATGGCCGAACTTGGGCCAGGCAGATCGCTGACGTTGCAAGCCCCGACGATCGTAGGGTCGGCAGATCTGGGAGAGATGCTGCGCAAGGACGCATCTGTCTCACGCCCACTGCAGGCTGCCCAGAAGGCTGATCTCGTCGTGTATTCACCCGGAGCTGTCAGTACTGATTCGATCTTGGTGACGGCGGGCCACGTCACCAAGGACGGTATTGCGGAGTTGCGTCGTAAAGGTGCCAGGGCAGACATCATGAGCCACTATGTCGACCTCCACGGCGAGGTGGTCGATGAGGAACTGGATTCGCGCACGATTTCAGTGGATGTGGATTGTGTGAAGGTGAGCGACGATGCTCATGGTCCGTCGCGTCTTCGACGAGTTCTGGCTGTTGCGTCGGGAGTCGAAAAGGCTGAGGCCGTAGGGACCGTATTGCGCGGGGGATTGTGCACAGACCTCGTGGTCGACGCCAGTGCCGCGGAGCAGGCTCTGCAGTGA